GTTGTAAAATTTGAACGAAGGAAATTTTGGTATCTACTTCACCTACTACAAGTGCCTCGACCTTTACTCCGGTTTGTTCCTTATCCAATAATATCTGATGAAAATCTTCAAAATCCTCTTTCCATAAGGAAATTCTGATGGAGTGCTTAGCTTCTTGAAGCAATTCCTTGCATTGCGAGCGAATGGATGAATCTGATTTTAAACTCCAGACCCGATCATCTGTAAACGACTTTTTATAGCTTTTGTTTTTTAATTGGTTAACATTTTCCTGGAATTCCTTTGTTAGCATTTCAATCACAAGATTAAGTGGTAGTGCTGTATAAAACTTCTTTTTTTCTGAAACAGAGTCCAAAATTAGTCCCTTATTGATTAATTTTGTAATCACTTCATACACTTTTGCTTTTGGGACACCTGAAAAGGTGACAATTTGCGTAGCATCAAGTGGCTCATCACTTGCTGAGAGTATTTCATATACTTTACTTTCATACTGAGAAAATCCAAACTTTTGGAGCATATTTCCTCCTAGTGTCAACAATTATGTATTCTATTCTATAAAATTATATGAAATATAAATTTGTTTGTAAAATGTGAAAATGTATCGGAAAGGATCTTGTTGTTTTATTTGGATCCCTTCGCCATGTTTAGTTCTTTTTTATAAGGATGTGGAACAATAATTTGAGTGAATGATTATGTAGTGAAGTGAAATTACATACACAAATACACTTTCATTTACAGATATATGGATTTAATAATTTAGTCATCAAGACTATGTTCGATTTTACTCTGGAGTTGTGGGGTGTATGTATAGGTTCACCTGCAGGGAATAATAGGCTAGGAACAATGTAACTACAGATGTCAAAAAAACATACTATACGATGTCTTGACTTTTGAGAACGAAAATTAATGAATAGACAAATTTACAAACATTATTGCCGTTGCATCACAAATTACTTTTAATTTAAGTTCTTTTGTACAAGATTAAAAAAATATAAAATAATGAAGATTTTATTCAGCCATGATTAAAATTTATGCCAAAATTCATTCTTGCAGAGCACCTCCCCAAAAAAACAGTTCAAAATTCTTCCATTTAACTAACTCCTATCATTTGAACATTGAAATGCTTTTATGAGAGAGGGTGATGACCATTAAAAATGATGATAATCATAAAAATGACGATCCAAAAAAGCCTAAAAAACATCCTCCGGGGAAACCTCATTCGAAAAAAGGTCCCCCATTACCAGGGAAACCACATTTAAAAAAAGATCCTCCTTTACTAAGAAATCCAAAAGCAAAGGCAACTGCAGCAAAGAAACAACAACCGATCCCTCAAAATCATCATTCGGATTGTAAATGTAGGGATCATAACTGTTGCTGTGATATACACACCATTAAAAATGTTTTAGCTGCGACAATAGTCGGTGGAACCATAAATACCATCGAGAATGTTCTAAGTGCAACCATAACAGGAGGCACCATCAATGCAATCCTGGGAACCGTAACTGTAGAAGTCCCGGCAGTAACAGTAACCGGTGGCACATTAAATGTAGTTGAAAGTATCATAGGAGCCACAATTACAGCTGGAACGATTGACCGTGTTCAGGAATTACAAGCGGCCACGATAGTCGGCGGCACCTTAAATACCGTTGAAAGCATACTGGGTGCAACCATAACAGGAGGCACCATCAATGCAATCCTAGGAACCATAACAGTGGAAATTCCAACGGTAACAGTAACCGGCGGCACATTAAATGTAGTTGAAAGTATCATAGGAGCCACGATTACGGCTGGAACGATTGACCGTGTTCAGGAATTACAAGCGGCCACAATAGTCGGCGGCACCTTAAATACCGTTGAAAGCATACTGGGTGCAACTATAACAGGAGGCACCATCAATGCAATCCTGGGAACCGTAACAGTGGAAATTCCAACGGTAACAGTAACCGGCGGCACCTTAAATACCGTTGAAAGCATACTGGGTGCAACAATAACGGGAGGCACCATCAATGCAATCCTGGGAACCGTAACTGTAGAAGTCCCGGCAGTAACAGTAACCGGTGGCACATTAAATGTAGTTGAAAGTATCATAGGAGCCACAATTACAGCTGGAACGATTGACCGTGTTCAGGAATTACAAGCGGCCACGATAGTCGGCGGCACCTTAAATACCGTTGAAAGCATACTGGGTGCAACCATAACAGGAGGCACCATCAATGCAATCCTGGGAACCATAACAGTGGAAATTCCAACGGTAACAGTAACCGGCGGCACATTAAATGTAGTTGAAAGTATCATAGGAGCCACGATTACGGCTGGAACGATTGACCGTGTTCAGGAATTACAAGCGGCCACAATAGTCGGCGGCACCTTAAATACCGTTGAAAGCATACTGGGTGCAACTATAACGGGAGGCACCATCAGTGCAATCCTGGGAACCGTAACTGTGGAAGTCCCGACGGTAACAATAACCGGCGGCACCTTAAATACCGTTGAAAGCATACTGGGTGCAACTATAACGGGAGGCACCATCAGTGCAATCCTGGGAACTGTAACTGTGGAAGTCCCGACGGTAACAGTAACCGGCGGCACATTAAATGTAGTTGAAAGTATCATAGGAGCCACGATTACGGCTGGAAGTTTGAATGCGACGGTAACGGGCGGGGAACTGAATGCAACCATCCTGGGTGGAACACTAAATAATATTCTAAATGGAACCATTACAAGTGTTCTAGGAGCCACGATTACGGCCGGAAGCCTCAACGCGACGGTAACCGGTGGGGAATTAGACGCAACCATCCTCGGAGGAACACTAAATAATATTTTAAACGGTACCATTACGAGTGTGCTCGGAGCAACGATCACAGCGGGAAGTTTGAATGCGACGGTAACGGGCGGGGAACTGAATGCAACTATCCTTGGCGGTACTATTAGTAACCTCCTGAATGGAACGATAACGAGTGTTTTAGGAGCCACGATTACGGCCGGAAGCTTGAATGCAACAGTAACCGGCGGAATACTGGATGCGACAATCCTTGGCGGTACAATCGATAACCTCCTAAATGGAACAATCACAAGTGTTCTAGGAGCGACGATCACAGCCGGAAGTCTGAATGCCACCATCACAGGTGGTAATATAAACGCAACTATGCTAGGCGGCACCCTTAATAATCTCCTAAATGGAACGATAACGAGTGTGCTTGGAGCGACGATCACAGCCGGAAGTTTGAATGCGACGGTAACTGGTGGAAATATTAATGCCACCATCCAGGGAGGAACACTAACTAACCTCCTAAATGGAACGATAACGAGTGTGCTTGGAGCGACGATCACAGCCGGAAGCCTAAACGCGACGGTAACTGGTGGAGAACTGGATGCAACCATTCTCGGAGGTACGCTAAATAATATCTTAAACGGAACCATTACAAGTGTCCTAGGAGCAACAATCACAGCGGGAAGTTTGAATGCGACGGTAACGGGCGGGGAACTGAATGCAACCATCCTCGGGGGTACTATTAATAATCTCCTGAATGGAACGATAACGAGTGTTTTAGGAGCCACGATTACGGCCGGAAGCTTGAATGCAACAGTAACCGGCGGAATACTGGATGCGACAATCCTTGGCGGTACAATTGATAACCTCCTAAATGGAACAATCACAAGTGTACTGGGAGCGACGATTACAGCCGGAAGCCTTAATGCAACAGTAACTGGTGGAAATATTAATGCGACAATGCTCGGAGGCACTCTCAATAATCTCCTAAACGGAACGATAACGAGTGTACTGGGAGCGACGATCACAGCCGGAAGCCTTAATGCAACAGTAACTGGCGGTAATATAAATGCGACGATGCTTGGAGGCACTCTCAATAATCTCCTAAACGGAACGATAACGAGTGTCCTAGGAGCGACGATCACAGCCGGAAGCCTTAATGCTACCATAACCGGCGGAGAACTGGATGCGACGATCCTTGGAGGTACAATCGATAACCTTCTAAATGGAACAATCACGAGTGTACTGGGAGCGACGATCACAGCCGGAAGTTTGAATGCGACGATCACGGGCGGAAATATTTACGCTACTATCCAGGGAGGAACACTAACTAACCTCCTAAATGGAACGATCACAAGTGTGTTAGGAGCAACAATTACGGCCGGCAGCCTAAATGCGACGGTTACTGGTGGAGAACTGGATGCAACCATCCTCGGAGGAACCCTGAATAATATTTTAAACGGGACGATCACGAGTGTGCTCGGAGCGACGATCACGGCCGGCAGCCTGAATGCGACGGTAACTGGCGGAAATATTAAGGCCACCATCCAGGGAGGAACACTGACTAACCTCCTAAATGGAACGATTACGAGTGTTTTAGGAGCGACGGTAACGGCCGGAAGTTTAAATGCGACGATCACGGGTGGAAATATTAATGCCACTATCCAGGGAGGAACACTGACTAACCTCCTAAATGGAACGATTACGAGCGTTTTAGGAGCAACAATTACAGCCGGAAGCCTAAATGCAACAGTAACCGGCGGAGAACTGACTGCCACAATCCTAGGTGGGACACTAAATAATATCCTAAACGGGACGATTACTAGTGTTCTTGGAGCGACAATTACAGCCGGTAGCTTGAACGCAACGGTAACGGGTGGAAATATTAACGCCACTTTTCTAGGCGGCACCCTGAACAACATTTTGAACGGAACCATTACAAGTGTGTTAGGGGCAACGGTTACAGCCGGTAGTCTAAATGCGACCATAACAGGCGGGGAACTGAATGCGACGATCCAGGGCGGAACATTAAATAATCTCTTAAATGGAACGATAACCAGCGTCTTAGGAGCAACGATCACGGCGGGTAGCTTGAATGCGACCATAACCGGCGGAGAAATCGAAGCAACGATTCTGGGAGGAACCATCAATAACATTTTAAACGGAACGATCACAAGTGTTTTAGGTGCAACAATTACAGCCGGAAGCCTAAACGCGACAATAAGCGGCGGGAATATTAATGCCACCATTATTGGTGGAACAATAAGTAACATCTTAAATGGAACAATTACGAGTGTCCTCGGAGCAACGATCACAGCTGGAAGTGTAAATGCTACGATTACTGGTGGAAATCTAAATACAACGCTTCTAGGCGGAACCATTGATAACATTTTAAATGGAACAATTACCAGCGTCTTAGGAGCAACAATTACGGCTGGGAGTGTAAATGCCACCATCACTGGCGGAGACATCAATGCTACAGTCCAAGGGGGAACAATCGATAATCTCCTAAACGGAACGATTACGAGTGTGCTGGGAGCAACGATCACAGCCGGTAGTGTAAATGCTACGATCACCGGTGGGAATCTTAGCACCACCATTTTGGGAGGAACAATAGGCAACATTCTAAATGGGACGATTACGAGTGTTTTAGGAGCGACGATTACTGCTGGAAGCCTGAATGCCACGATCACCGGTGGAAATATAAATTCCACACTTCTAGGTGGAACGATTAATAATATTTTAAGCGGAACAATAACCAGCGTACTAGGAGCAACAATCACGGCCGGAAATCTGAATGCTACAATAACTGGTGGAGAACTAAATAGCACCATTCTCGGTGGAACCATTGATGCGCTACTAAATGGAACGATCACAAGTGTGCTCGGTGCTACAATTACAGCGGGAAGTATTAACGCAACGATCACCGGTGGAGAGCTTAATGCTACTGTATTAGGTGGAACGATTACTAATCTACTAAACGGAACGATTACCAGTATTCTGGGGGCGACGATCACAGCCGGCAGCTTGAATGCTACAATTACTGGCGGAAGAATCAATGCGACAATAACCGGCGGTGAACTCAGTGCAACAGTCCTAGGAGGAACGTTAAATAATATCCTCAACGGAACGATCACAAATGTCCTAGGAGCGACGATTACCGCAGGAAGCCTGAATGCGACAGTAACAGGTGGAGAAATCAATGCGACGATCCTCGGAGGAACCATAGATAACCTGTTAAATGGAACGATCACGAGTGTGTTAGGAGCAACGATCACAGCAGGCAGTCTGAATGCTACGATTACCGGTGGAGATCTTAATGCGACGATCCTCGGAGGAACTATTAGTAATCTTCTAAACGGAACGATCACAAGTGTCCTAGGAGCGACGATCACAGCGGGAAGTGTTAACGCTACTGTTACTGGTGGTAACATTAACGCGACTATCTTAGGCGGAACCATCAATAACATACTAAATGGAACGATCACGAGTGTCCTAGGAGCGACGATCACGGCCGGCAACGTAAATGCTACAATCACTGGTGGAGAGCTTAGTGCGACCATTCTCGGCGGAACCCTCGATAGCCTACTAAACGGAACGATCACAAGTGTCTTAGGAGCGACGATCACAGCTGGAAGTGTTAATGCCACAATTACTGGCGGGGAACTAAGTACAACAATTCTTGGTGGAACCATCAATAATATTGTCAGCGGGACTATCACAAATGTTCTTGGTGCAACAATCACGGCCGGAAGCTTAAATGCCACGATCACTGGTGGAGTACTCAATGCCACGATCTTAGGTGGAACCATCGATACTATTTTAAACGGCACCATTACCAATGTATTAGGAGCAACAATCACAGCCGGAAGCCTGAATGCCACGGTAACAGGCGGGGAACTCAGTGCGACGATCCTAGGCGGAACGCTTACTAATATTCTAAATGGGACGATTACAAGTGTATTAGGAGCAACAATCACGGCCGGAAGCCTGAATGCCACGGTAACAGGCGGGGAG
Above is a genomic segment from Neobacillus endophyticus containing:
- a CDS encoding TrmB family transcriptional regulator, which gives rise to MLQKFGFSQYESKVYEILSASDEPLDATQIVTFSGVPKAKVYEVITKLINKGLILDSVSEKKKFYTALPLNLVIEMLTKEFQENVNQLKNKSYKKSFTDDRVWSLKSDSSIRSQCKELLQEAKHSIRISLWKEDFEDFHQILLDKEQTGVKVEALVVGEVDTKISFVQILQPNEEHQMLEQNRLIIIDDEEILFAGVENDSWQAMKTKSRPIVKFFTEFFYHDVALTKITKRFEETLMKDQEIKELLLRLRY